GTTTGAATGTCCAAACGATGGGATGATATTAGCATCTATCAGTTGACGAATGATAGGATGATTTCCAGCAATTTCCGGCGCGATTGTCATCATTTTTAGATTTTTTCCGGTGATTTCAAGAATTTCGTCGAGTGAATTTCCCTTCGGCGGGTAGATACTCCGGATCGAAATGCCGCCACATTTGACCGGATTGATGAATGGTCCTTCGAGATGAATACCGAGAATCGTGGCTCCGCTGAGATTTTTGCCAACATTTTGGGCAACAACACGCAAGTGATGATTCTTTTCACATGGCTTGACAACGGTTGTCGCGAGGAAGCCGGTGATTCCCAGACGCGCCAATGTACGAGACATGGTTTTCAAAGATTCATCGGTTCCATCCAGAATATCCGCACCGCCCGCGCCCTGAATGTGAATATCAATCAGTCCCGGAATCATTGTTCGGCCGCCGGCATCGATCTCATGCTGAAAATGCTCACTTTCGGAAAAATTGCCGAACGCCGCGATTTTCCCATCACGGATAGCAACGTCGGTGAGTACGCCGGGATTCTCAGCGTCATAAAGTTTGCATTTGCGAATTAATAGTTGATTTTTCATAATTTCCCTAACTCTAAAACATTTCGTTTATTTTGACAAAGCGATAGCCCTTCGATATCAGAATATCCAGCAGTCCGCCGAGTCGATTATAGAATTTTTCCGTCCTTTCGGGATGCGTCCCAATATGCGTCAGCAGAAAAAAACCGTTTAGCCCGTTTGGGTCTTCCTTCTCATAGTCCAGAATACTTTGAAAGATTGCATGGTTTGATCGGTAGTTCTTCATCGATGGAATTGTATAATCGGCGCTGGAAAGCGTTCCCGGCGTGTAGTTGATTAACGTAATGCCCATCTGCTTTGCCCACACCGTTACCGAATCATTGTACCATTCGTATGGAGGCATAAAGTAACGATGTTTCTCATCGATTCCGAAGCGCTCCATTTCTCGGTAATTATCTAAAAGGTCCGATTGAAATTGCGCCTGATCAACCAACAGTGAATCACGTTTTTCCCATGAGCAATAGAGCAAATGTTTGTCCGAGTGCGGACCGAGATAATGTCCCGCATGAACGAGTTTCTGGATTAATTCCCATATTCCTGCGTTCCGGTAAAAGTCGCCTGTGAAAAAGAAAGTCGCCCGGATATTCCGTTCTTTCAGCGTATTCAAAATAATTTCACCGCCGTCATAAAAATCAGCACCTGTAAAAATCAGCGCAATGGTTTTTACCGACCTGTCACCGCGTACGATTCCACCGCAGGCATAAGAATATTTCCCTTCATTTTTTGGACTCTGCACAAACAAACCGAATGAGCCGCAAAGCGCAAATATGATCAATCCGAAATATATCAGAAGTAAATTTTTGCTGTATCTTATCATTTATTCCCTTTAGTTTCTGTTTGCATTAAGTGTTTCGGCAATGTGCACATTTCTTATAAATGTAATCAGTTTTACGGTTTTTTCCCATTCCAACTTCTGGCCCCGTCGATTTAAATTTTATATGAGGCAACCTTTGATCACTTTATCTCGTCTTACAAACGTTTTTTCAATACAATAACAGGGAATAAAATGAATTTTAGGGCAACGTTAATTTTCTTCACGATTTCCATCATCGCTTTTGCTAAACCAAAACCCGACACGACTTCATCGGACGTAACCGTGAAAACCGTTTTGGCTGTCCGGAAAGACGCCGAGCCGATAACGATCGATGGAAGAATGACTGAATCCGCGTGGAGTTTGGCACCGGAAGGTAAAGCGTTCATTCAGCGCGATCCAGATGAAGGAAAATCTTCGACCGAAAGAACAACTTTTAAAGTACTTTATGACGATCGGAATTTGTATATCTGCGTCGTGGCATACGATTCAGAGCCATCAAAAATCCGCGGTATGCTGACGAGACGCGATACCGATTCGCCCTCTGATTGGATCGGGATTTCGATTGACAGCTACAACGATAACCGAACGGCGTTTGAATTTGGCATAAATGCCGCTGGCGTCAAATACGACGTTATGCGCTTTGACGACGAATCTCAAGACTTCAACTGGGACGCAATCTGGGACGGAGCGTCAAATATTGATTCAGCTGGCTGGATCGCTGAGTTCAGGATTCCTTTCAAAGAACTACGTTTTTCAGATGATAATAACGACGGCTGGGGTATTAATTTCATGCGGATTATATCACGAAAAAACGAGGAAACATACTGGGTTTCGATCCCCAAAAATGAATCCGGCTGGGTTTCTCACTATGGACGGCTAACCGGGATTTCTTCTATACCAAAGCAAAAACGGATTTACATTGCGCCATATCTGACCGCAGGATCGACGACATCTCAAGATTTAGTCACGGAAATTCATTCGGAAAAATATGACCGCGCCAGTAACATCGGCGCTGACATCAAATATGGATTGACCAACAATCTGACACTGGACATGACGATAAATCCGGACTTCGGACAAATAGAAGCCGATCCCGGCGAATTCAACCTGACTGCTTTTGAATCGTACTTACCGGAGAAACGACCGTTTTTTACCGAAGGAAACAATATTTTTAGTTCCAAGTTAGGATTTGGAGATGGCGACGAATCGCTAACGTCACTTTTCTACTCGCGGCGCGTCGGCAGAGCGCCTCACCGCGTTCTCGCAGATGAAGACGATAACGACACAACTTGGACAGAGGATCCAAAAATGACAAGCATTCTCGGCGCCGCAAAAGTTACCGGAAAAACGATAAATGGCTGGTCGATTGGGTTAATCAATGCGATAACCGACAAGGAAGTCGGAAAATTCATCTATCAATCCGGACGCACGGAATGGGAAACTATCGAACCTTTGACAAATTATTCGATTTTGCGATTTCAGAAAGATTTCCGAAACGGGCAAACGACTATCGGCGGAATGGCGACCGCAACACTTCGAAAAATCGACAACCCGAACCTCGAATTTCTCCACGATAGAGCATTGACTTCCGGGATCGACTTCTCGCACCAATTCCTGAATCACCGCTACATGATCGAAGGCACTTTTTCCGCATCGAATATTCACGGCCGCCCTGAAGCTATTCTTCAAACACAATTAAGTCCTCGACGATATTTCCAACGACTCGATGCGCGTCATGTGAGAATTGATAGTTCGCGGACGTCATTGACCGGTACGGCATATAAGTTTACTTTGGAAAAAACCGGCGGTAAACACTGGCAATGGGCAACAGGCGTTTTATCCTACAGTCCCGAATTCGAAATCAACGATGTTGGATACATTCGGCAGGTTGATCAAACATTGGAATTTGAATGGATAGGTTATTCCGAAAGAACGCCGGGCAAATGGTATCGTAATTACAATTTTAACATCTCGCAGTGGAACATTTGGGATTATGAACCGAAATATTTGGGATGGGGATCCAGCACGAATTTTTCCATCGAATTCTTAAACTATTGGGAAGCATGGTGCGGAGTACAAAATAACAGCAGGGGAATTTCTAACGACGCCCTTCGCGGCGGTCCATCTTTTCTTGTGCCGGGGAGAACCAACTTCTGGTTAGGTGTCAATTCCGACTCCCGGAAAAAAATCTTCGGCGAATTAAAATTTAGCGGTTGGAGCACCACCGACCAATCTGTTGGGATGACCATCTCGCCAGAACTCGTATTCCGCCTAACAACAAATCTGAAAGCCACATTGAACCCAACCTTCCAAAGTGAATACGATTCATGGAGATGGGTTGATAATGTTGAAGATGCCACTGGCAATCGTCATTATATATTCGCGGAAATGCACCAGAAAACATTTTCCTGTATCGTCCGGCTGGATTTCACATTGACGCCGAATCTTTCTGTCCAATTCTATGGCGAGCCATTCCTGACGGCAGGCAATTACCAGAATTTCACCGAAGCCGCTTATCCGCGCATGGGGCATTTTCAGGATCAATTCAGAGATTTTTCGTCCAACGAGGTCACCTATTTCCCAAACGACAAACAGTTTGGCGTTGATAATGATTCCGACGGTTCTTATGAATATCGATTCAGTAAACCGGATTTCCATTACAAACAATTCCGGTGCAATCTGGTAATCCGGTGGGAATATCTACCCGGTTCGTTGCTCTATTTAGTCTGGTCAAATGGATTAACAAACGCTAACGGCACCGGAACGTTCGATTTAAGGCACGATATCCGCGAGTTATTTTCCACTTCGCCAGAAAATGTGTTGATAGTGAAATTGAGTTACTTGTTAAACCGATAAACGCGACACGATATACATCCCTCAAAGGGTCCGGAGAAATTCGGACCCATTCTACTTTCACTCCAATATTTTTCAGGAATGACTTTTCCCAAACGCTTGAAAATTGTGTCCCAAAAAACGGTTTTTCCTCTTGAATATTTATCGAAATATCGGTAGCATAGGTTTGTTCATTTTGAAAACCATGAAACTATAAAAAATATGAAAACCTTTCCTCCGCTCCAACCTCAGCCACTTAGATTGGTCAATTCTATCCAACATTATTCGTGGGGCATGCGCGGAGAGTCTGCATTCATTCCAAAACTTCTCAACATTCCGGCGGAATTGAACACGGCGTACGCCGAACTTTGGATGGGCGCAAATTCCAGCGCTCCTTCAAGAGTTTTGCTGGGCACTTCCCAAATTCCGCTAACAAAGTTGATTCGTCAATATCCCCAGGAAATCTTAGGACCGCAAGTCGTATCTCACTTTGGAAAACAGTTGCCATTTTTGTTCAAAATCCTCTCCGCCGGAGAAGTTCTGTCAATTCAGGCTCATCCAGATAAAAAACAGGCAGAAGCGATCCATCGAATCGACCCAAAACATTATCCCGACGATACCCATAAACCAGAAATTGCCATTGCGTTGGACGAACTGACAGCGCTTGTTGGTTTTAAAAATACGGCCGAGATTCTCTCGGTGCTGAAAAATTATCCCGAAATATCCGGCTTCATAGGACACGAGGTCGTATCATTTTTTCAGTCGAAGTCAAACAAGCCGGAAGTCAGGCAACAATTTCTCTCCACTTTCTTTCAATTTTCGATCAAAAAAAGAAGCGAGTTGTCTAATTCGATTGATTATCTCGAACGCCGTCTGTTGACTCTTTCCGCACAGACCGAAACGGAATCCCTCTTTCTGAAATTGCGAAAGAAATATCCCGGATCAGATATCGGACTGTTTGGACTTTTTTTCCTGAACCTGATTCATCTGAAAACCGGCGAAGCGATTTTCTTGCCGGCTGGCGTTCCGCATGCTTATGTATATGGTAACATCGTTGAGTGCATGGCAAATTCGGATAATGTTGTCCGCGCCGGACTAACGCCTAAGTTTCAAGATGTACCGACGTTGATCAATATTCTTGATTATTCAGAAAAAAATGTTTCGATACTAACCGACGATAAGAACGCAGAACGCTTTACATATTCGACACCCGCTGATGAGTTTGCCGTCCAACGGTATCGGCTCTCGCTTAACAAGTCAATATTCGTTCAAAAGCCTCAAACACCGGAAATTTTGATCTGCATTGACGGCAAAGCCGATCTCCTCTTTCCAATTAACGGTTCGATACAAGCAATGCGCCTTAAAACCGGGGACTCGGTTCTTGTCCCGGCCGTCTTGGAACGTTACGAATTAAAAACTGCCGAACGATCTGTTATTTTCTCCGCTTCAACACCGCAATCCTCTTTCTAAACACTTCTGGAGAATAATTCATGTGGTATTTAATTTCCCTACTTTCCGGCTTTTTCATGGCAACCGCCGACGCTTACACTAAAAAGGAATCCGCCCGCACACAGGCCGTCGTGTTGTCATGGATCCGCGAAGCCTATGCGCTTCCATTTCTATTGCCGATTCTCGCTTTTATCAATATTCCACCGATTGACTGGACGTTCATTGGCGCTATGGCAATTTGCGTCATCATCGATTTAATCTCGACCTTCCTATACATGCGCGCTTTGCAAATTGCTCCACTTTCTTTGACGGTTCCATACCTTGGATTATCGCCGTTATTTCTTCTCGTAATTCCGACCCTCTTTCTCGGCGAAACTCTTTCGCTTGCCGGAGTTCTTGGCGTGATTCTTATCTCGATTGGAACATACCTGTTACAAATCGACCGCGCGAAGTACGGACTATTTGAACCATGGCTGGCAATTTTTAAAAACCGCGGTTCGTTATACATGTTTATCGTCGCGATTTGTTACGCAGTCACCGCAACGCTTGGAAAATTGGCGATCCAGCATTCTTCGCCGCTTTTCTTTGCCACCGTTTACTTCTTCCTGCTAACCGTTGGATTTACACCGTTTGCGCTAATTACTAATAAGGGAAAAATCAAACCATTATTTCAATTCCCGATAGAACGAATACGAATCGGTTTGGCAATGGCCTTGATGGCTATTCTCCACTTTACCGCCATTGGAATGATTCAGGTCGCTTATATGATTTCTCTGAAACGACTTTCGCTATTGTTTGTAATTTTATATGGATGGTGGTTTTTTAATGAGAAAAACATCCGTGCGCGACTCGTTGGAGGGACAATTATCATTATCGGCGCGGTGTGCATCGCGTTCGCATAGCCGCACCTGAAAAATTTTATATCGTAAAAATCGGAATCCTTCGTCCAACTACAACACTCACGCCAAGTTCACGCGCTCGTTCGATAAAGCCGTGATATATTTTGTGTGAAACGAAGACAAATCCTTTTGCATTCAGAAGTTTGACCGTTTGCTGAAAAGATTTCAATTCCATGAATGAGTCGTGCGTAATCGGATACGAAAAACACTGGAAAATATAGAGCGTGCTTCCTTTCATCATTGCAATATCGATCAGATTTTCGCTTTTATTGCCAAGAGGAAGAGATTCTTTATCAAGTCGGACATCTAACCGGACATCGTCGTACTGGCTCTTATGCACCCGGAGGAAAACCATTTCACGGAGCCAGCCGCCGTTTAGTAAATATTCCTCGGGATTTTTGAAAATCTCAACCACTTTTTGACCGGCTCCGCCGCCAAATTTGCATTTCATTCGATCTTGCTCAGCATCATATTCGATCAAAAATTTTATCCTTCCATCATCATAATCCCATTTTACACTTTGTTTGACATTGCCCATTTTAATCCATTCATCACGGATTTTATCAATATGAGGAACCAAATTATCGATATGTACCGCAATGAAATAGGTCAGCGGGCTTCTCCTTCCGATCTCAGGATCAAAACGAGTTCCGTAGGTCATTTTGATACCTTGTAGCGCGATGAACTCATTCACAGTCAGCGCTGCTATCTGATAATATTTCGATTCGCCTAAACCAATATTGATAATCTTGAAGTGATGCGTATCGATGTAGAAGACCTCTTTATTGGCTTTTCGAAAAACATCCGCCGCCAGAACCGCCTGCAGGCGATCTCCGCCAGTAACATTCAGCAAAATCTCATGCTCTGGATAATCACGAAGAATAGCCTGACAAATTTTGACAAAAGAATTGACATCATCGGAGAGAATTTCGCGCGTCTCAAACATAGGCGCCATGTAAGTTGCGACAGCCGCTTCGATTTGTTGAGCGATAGTTTTCTGATGTGGTGTCCGAAGCCATACGACGGCATCCGGCTTTTTAAGTACCAAGCCCAGAAAGCCATTGATCGGCGAATCATCCAGGAGGCAAACTTCCAACAAAGGCATCTTTAACTCCTTTTTTTCTGTTTTTCACACTGTCCAAACGCCTTAAAACTTATTAACACTTAAATTTACAAATAAATTTTTCTTTATCAAGAACGGATTTTCATTTCCTCCTGAAAAGACAAAAAAATAAGCGGCTTCCGTTTTTGGAAACCGCTTATCTTGGATATAAGATTGACGAGATGTCTATTTTATTGCAGGTTGCTGATAACGGAATATCTTTCCTTCGTAATTTTTCAGGATAACTTCATTATCGTTAATCTCCTGCAGATATTCAGGAAGGAGCGGGATCTTCCCGCCACCGCCTGGCGCATCGATAACAAAGTGCGGAACGGCCATGCCAGATGTCCATCCGCGAATCGCTTTGATGATCTCCAATCCTTTCTCGACTCGGGTTCGAAAGTGTTCCGTCCCATAAACCATATCCGCCTGATAGATATAGTAGGGTTTGACGCGAGTGGCTAACAATTTTTGCATGAGTTTTTTCATCACTGCCGGATCATCGTTGACGCCTTTGAGTAGAACAGTTTGACATCCCAACGGGATTCCCGCATCGGCAAGACGCCCCAGCGCTTTCACGGCAATCGGCGTCAGTTCGTCCGGATGATTGAAATGTACGTTTATATAGAGTGGATGATATTTCTTCAGTATTTTAACTAGTTTACTGGTGATTCTTTGTGGCAGGTAACACGGAACGCGCGAGCCGATTCGGAGAATCTCAATATGTTTGATTCCCCGAAGCCTTGACAAGATATTTTCGATCTGCTTATCGCCAAGAACCAGTGGATCGCCACCCGAAATGATAACGTCCCGGATTTCAGGATGGCTAGCAATATATTTGATTCCCTGATCGATAAATTTTAAACTGATTTTGGTCGGATCGCCGACTTTCCGCTTTCGGGTACAAAACCTACAGTAGGAAGCACAATCATGCGAAACCAAAAACAGACATCTGTCAGGATAACGATGTACGATACTGGGAACGGGCGAATCCTTTTCCTCGCAAAGCGGATCAGAAAGCAGTTGATCCTGATGAAGTTCTGCCAGGTCGGGCACAACCTGTTTATAAATTGGGTCACCTTTTTCCTTGATTAGCGATAAATAATAAGGATTGATTTTGATATCGAACACCTTATCCAATCCCTTCAACTCTTCGATTGGGACGTTCAATTTCTCCGAGATTTCTTCGATGGTTGTCAGACTTTTCTTTAGTATTTTTTGCCACTGCTCCATGGCTGTTTCGGCTCCTATTCTTTTTCTTTGGGTTTAAAATATTTGACAAAAATAACGCGATCATCGCCTTCACGGTAAAAATCCTTGATCTGAGCGGCAATCGTATAGCCGTTTCGCAAGTAAAATCCGCGGGTCGGTAAATACTTTTCGACCGAGGAGGTTTCTATAATGATCAATCTGCCGACTTTTCTGGAAACCTCACCTTCGACAAATTGAAGCAATTGTTTACCAATTCCCTGATTTTGGCAAACCACATCAACGACAATCCAGTAAAGATCAAAGGTTCCAACCGTTGCCGGGGTTGGTCCGTAGCATACATAACCGACAATAGAATCCGTTTCGTCTGTTGCCACGTGAATTTTGTAATCCTTTTGTTCTTTTTGATTCAAGCAGACGTCGATGAGTTCCATCGCCACATTCACCTCTTCCGAAGAAAACATGCCGGTATGCTCGATTATATGAAGAAGAACCGGCCGGTCTTCCGGTTTAATTGAACGAATGTTAATCATGATCCTTTCTTTTCATTGCCGTGTCAATCTGTGTTGCCACGAATTCATCATAGGAAATTCCCGACGCTTTCAGCGCTTTAACATATC
The Candidatus Marinimicrobia bacterium CG08_land_8_20_14_0_20_45_22 DNA segment above includes these coding regions:
- the nagA gene encoding N-acetylglucosamine-6-phosphate deacetylase, with translation MKNQLLIRKCKLYDAENPGVLTDVAIRDGKIAAFGNFSESEHFQHEIDAGGRTMIPGLIDIHIQGAGGADILDGTDESLKTMSRTLARLGITGFLATTVVKPCEKNHHLRVVAQNVGKNLSGATILGIHLEGPFINPVKCGGISIRSIYPPKGNSLDEILEITGKNLKMMTIAPEIAGNHPIIRQLIDANIIPSFGHSNASYEEARTGFDLGINHVTHIFNAMPPLHHRFPGPLTAIFESETITAQIIGDGVHLHPAIVDMLYRILGKERCICITDGIQAMGLPDGRYIYNGKEYESKNGAATYLDGTLIGTALSVFEIAKRFMRFTGCDLKTAIDTVTIHPAKLLGIDDRKGSLETGKDADIVLLNPDLSVWKTIIGGKVFIPS
- a CDS encoding polysaccharide deacetylase translates to MIRYSKNLLLIYFGLIIFALCGSFGLFVQSPKNEGKYSYACGGIVRGDRSVKTIALIFTGADFYDGGEIILNTLKERNIRATFFFTGDFYRNAGIWELIQKLVHAGHYLGPHSDKHLLYCSWEKRDSLLVDQAQFQSDLLDNYREMERFGIDEKHRYFMPPYEWYNDSVTVWAKQMGITLINYTPGTLSSADYTIPSMKNYRSNHAIFQSILDYEKEDPNGLNGFFLLTHIGTHPERTEKFYNRLGGLLDILISKGYRFVKINEMF
- the manA gene encoding mannose-6-phosphate isomerase, class I — encoded protein: MKTFPPLQPQPLRLVNSIQHYSWGMRGESAFIPKLLNIPAELNTAYAELWMGANSSAPSRVLLGTSQIPLTKLIRQYPQEILGPQVVSHFGKQLPFLFKILSAGEVLSIQAHPDKKQAEAIHRIDPKHYPDDTHKPEIAIALDELTALVGFKNTAEILSVLKNYPEISGFIGHEVVSFFQSKSNKPEVRQQFLSTFFQFSIKKRSELSNSIDYLERRLLTLSAQTETESLFLKLRKKYPGSDIGLFGLFFLNLIHLKTGEAIFLPAGVPHAYVYGNIVECMANSDNVVRAGLTPKFQDVPTLINILDYSEKNVSILTDDKNAERFTYSTPADEFAVQRYRLSLNKSIFVQKPQTPEILICIDGKADLLFPINGSIQAMRLKTGDSVLVPAVLERYELKTAERSVIFSASTPQSSF
- a CDS encoding lysine 2,3-aminomutase, encoding MEQWQKILKKSLTTIEEISEKLNVPIEELKGLDKVFDIKINPYYLSLIKEKGDPIYKQVVPDLAELHQDQLLSDPLCEEKDSPVPSIVHRYPDRCLFLVSHDCASYCRFCTRKRKVGDPTKISLKFIDQGIKYIASHPEIRDVIISGGDPLVLGDKQIENILSRLRGIKHIEILRIGSRVPCYLPQRITSKLVKILKKYHPLYINVHFNHPDELTPIAVKALGRLADAGIPLGCQTVLLKGVNDDPAVMKKLMQKLLATRVKPYYIYQADMVYGTEHFRTRVEKGLEIIKAIRGWTSGMAVPHFVIDAPGGGGKIPLLPEYLQEINDNEVILKNYEGKIFRYQQPAIK
- a CDS encoding GNAT family N-acetyltransferase is translated as MFSSEEVNVAMELIDVCLNQKEQKDYKIHVATDETDSIVGYVCYGPTPATVGTFDLYWIVVDVVCQNQGIGKQLLQFVEGEVSRKVGRLIIIETSSVEKYLPTRGFYLRNGYTIAAQIKDFYREGDDRVIFVKYFKPKEKE